The Syntrophaceae bacterium DNA segment GACCCCGTCGTCGCCGGCCTCCAACACGCCACCTTCCAAGGCTGTCCGGGAAGACCAACCGGCTTCGGCTCCGGCGGTTTCCACAGACGTGAAGAAATAGCGAAAGCGCAAGAAAGACAGATGAACGAGAAAGGCAGGCCCTCAGGCCTGCCTTTTTTACATGGGTGTGACTGGCGTGGAGGTCAGTTCGACACCGAGATCGATATGTCATGCATCTTGAGCTGAATGTCCGAGAGGCCACCCCAGGTGTTGATCTGGGGGGTGAAGGCGATGTCGATGGGCAGTCCGGTGATGGTTTCCAGGTAATGCCCTTTGCTGAACCAGATCGAATTACAGTGAATTCCACTGCTGTTGATGCGCATACGCAGATGGTTGTTGCCGACAATGGAGGGGGAGACAACGTTGACGTTGCGCACGCAGAGGATGGGTTCGGGGTTGCTGGCGCCGTAAGGTGCAAGGGTCTCGATCTGGGAGAGAAGGCTGTGGGTGATGTCCTGGAGACGGCATTCCGCGTCGATGAATGTCTGGGAGACCATGTCGGAGGCCTGTGTCTCTTCCAGGATCACCGATTCGAGGAGGTTCCTGAAATCGGGGATATGTTCTTCCCGGATGGAGATGCCCGCCGCGAATCGGTGACCTCCGTAGGACAGGAGCAACGAATCGCAGCGCTGAAGGCCCCGGTAGATGTCGAAATCGGCGATGCTGCGGCCGGATCCCTTGCCGATGCCGTCCTTGAGGCTGATGAGAATGGCGGGGCGGTAGTATCGGTCCACCAGCCGCGAAGCCACAATTCCGATCACGCCGGGGTGCCAGCGAGCGGAGGCGAACACGAGGGAACGGGCATTCTCGGGATCCATATTGTCTTCGATCTCCTTGAGAATCTCGCTCAGAATCTCCCGCTCGATATCCTGACGGCGCCGGTTGTAGACATCCAGCTGTCGGGCCAACTGTCGTGCCGCTTCCATGTCTTCCGTCATCAGCAGATCAACGGCTTCCCGGGGGGATGCTATGCGGCCGGCCGCATTGATACGGGGAATCAGGTTGTAGGAGGCTTTGGTGGAATCGACCGCCTGGCTGTCGATTCCGCAGACTTCCTTGAGGGCCCGGATGCCTGTACGACGTCCTTCCGTGATCAAATCAAGACCGATTTTTGCGAGTATACGGTTTTCATCGATCAGGGGGGAGATGTCGCCGATCGTCCCGAGCGCCACCAGATCGAGGTATTGCCTGAGGTTGGGATAAGTCTGGCTGTTCCAGAAGCCTTCCTCGCGGAGAACTCCCCGC contains these protein-coding regions:
- the recJ gene encoding single-stranded-DNA-specific exonuclease RecJ, encoding MMQPKNLPITRWRLSEVDPTIQEKLSSELGLSPIVSQILTSRDILEIDDAKRFLSPSLADLHNPYLMKDMRKGVNRLVKAFRNRESIVIYGDYDADGITSVVLLLKFLRTIDPSVSYHIPDRIGEGYSLNRTAIDRFKNQGINLIVTVDCGISDFDEVEYARSLGIDTVILDHHEVPSTLPNAAAVINPHRSDCPFPFKDLAAVGIAFNFLIALRGVLREEGFWNSQTYPNLRQYLDLVALGTIGDISPLIDENRILAKIGLDLITEGRRTGIRALKEVCGIDSQAVDSTKASYNLIPRINAAGRIASPREAVDLLMTEDMEAARQLARQLDVYNRRRQDIEREILSEILKEIEDNMDPENARSLVFASARWHPGVIGIVASRLVDRYYRPAILISLKDGIGKGSGRSIADFDIYRGLQRCDSLLLSYGGHRFAAGISIREEHIPDFRNLLESVILEETQASDMVSQTFIDAECRLQDITHSLLSQIETLAPYGASNPEPILCVRNVNVVSPSIVGNNHLRMRINSSGIHCNSIWFSKGHYLETITGLPIDIAFTPQINTWGGLSDIQLKMHDISISVSN